gactcaacgcatctgctaccacattagcctttcttgggtgatagctgatcgtacaatcgtagtccttaatcaattcgagccaccgcctctgcctcatattcagctctttctgcgtgaaaaagtacctgaggcttttgtggtccgtgaagatctcacactgcaccccatacagatagtgtcgccagatcttcagtgcatatatcacggcagctaactctaaatcatgcgtagggtaattcttctcatattctttcaattgtcgagaagcatacgccactaccttaccctgctgcataagcacacatcccaaacccttcaaagacgcgtcgctataaatcacatacCCACCATCCCCCGAGGGAATAGTCAACACTGAAGCAGTAACCAACCGgtacttcaactcctgaaagcactgctcgcagtCACTAGTCCACTTAAACTGAACTCCCTTCCTGGTTAAtcatgtcagaggcccagactgtttagagaaaccctctacgaactgacgataataacccgccagtcttagaaaactccgaacctccttcacactcttcggtctaaccCAGTCGACtacagcttcgatcttgctaggatcaacacaGATACCGCCTTCAGACatcacatggcctaagaacacaacctgattcaaccagaactcacacttcgtcagcttagcgtacaacttcttttctcgcaacctctgtagcactaacctcaaatgacccacatgctcttccgtactcctcgagtataccagaatgtcatttataaacaccaccacgaaccgatccaagtacttATGGAAAaacttgttcatcagatccatgaagaTCGTCAgcgcattcatcaacccaaaaggcatgactaagaactcgtagtggccatatctggtttggaaagcaattttcgctacatcctctgttctaacccttacctgatgatatcctgaccgcaaatcgatcttagaaaagacctgcgtcccctgtaactggtcaaagagatcatctatatgaggcaaagggtaacAGTTCTTCACCGTTactttgttaatctcacggtaatcaatgcacatacgcatcgacccgtccttcttcttcacaaataatactggagctccccagggtgaaacactaggtcgaatgaatctcctgtccagtaattcctgcaactgctccttcaactcctgaagttctgctggagccatccggtacggagctttaaagatcggtgccttaccaggcagcaactcaatcataaactccacctcacgatccgaaggtaaaccgagtaaattatctggaaacacatccggaaactcgctgactactcgaatatcctcgagtctcaactcatcccgcggcggttcctgcacacaagctaagtacccttgacattcatccaagagtaacctccccGCCTATAGTGCCAATAagatctgtggcgtcgaacgcacacacgatcccacaaactcatactcttgcttcccaggaggtctgaacactactaccttcttccgACAATCTATcaccgcataactggagaataaccaatccattcccagtataacATCAAAACCCAACATGTCGTACACCACAAGGTTTGCTAGTAACAGTCTatcctgaatcacaactgggcagtttTCTAACATCTTACTATAAACTGATACACTCCCAGTTGGCGTAatcacagacaacatctcattcatcacatagGTTTCTGCCTAacataatttcacaaaactagcagatatgaacaaatgggttgcccccaaatcaaataaaacaacagctttattcgaaagcaataacatggtacctgtcaccacgttcccagcgtgttccgcatctgctggagtaagtgaatatactctcgccagAGCCGTGGTTGCCTGATAATTTCCCTGAGGCActtgattactcccacggttctggctctgtgcaggcataatccttCTCTGTTCCGTACAATACTTCGCCATATGGCCCGACTGGCCACAGTTGAAGCAAACACCTCTGAATGGCTGACACTCACCttcgtgccatttatggcacttcgcgcacagtgcggaggatggatccccttgaGAACTCAGCTGCTCGGTGTTCTGCTGATACCCGGAACTatagatcttcttcttcttccacgatccctaccGAGAActactctgaggaccagaagatactagcCTCTTCTCCTGTACCTGTACAACCTCATCTCCTCGAAGGTTGGTcttaactatggtggctttatccaccagaacagaaaactcacggatctgcagcatccccacaagacggcggatgtctttcctcagacccttctcgaacctccgagccttctcgtgctcattcggaactaagtatggtgcaaatcgagataactcgatgtATTTGGAAGCATATCTTTGCACCGACAAAGTCCTCTGTGTCAGGCCTGGAAACTCATCAGCTTTCGCATCtcgagtggagaccgaaaagtatctctcgaaaaatacctccttgaagcggccccacgtcatatcAAATGAACTAGCTCTCTGCCTCTAAAGCAGACTCACCgctgtccaccatcgccctgcctccccagtcagttggaaggtagcgtacaagaccttttgcttcttagtgcagtggaggactcccaaaattctctcggtcttctcaatccAATCTTCCGCCACAATCGGATccggtcctcccgtaaatgtcggagggtgcatgcgtgtgaacctctcgatggcaCACCCCGCaccagtaggagagctctcgcgtctcctaacactccgcccaatttcccggatcacctgtctcgtcatactacgagacacagaaggagactcatcacttgccgtctcctcggagtCACTtttcaagttattatccttggactccatactgaaaatagaataggaatcggttagaatccCTACAACccatatagttaacacaatgatctacactaatcatgttaactacttcTTGCCAGGTccaggtttgtcctatcacaccgacacaaaagtcatcaatgatctgccctgcttttactggaatcgtcatcccaggaaaaacacggaataccgtcaaCAATTCCCGGCTAGCAACCAAACAACccacaaccaactctacccatatccacatcctatactctggtatgtacacatcaatactcctaaccaagtctacaagacctaataacctggttaactctgataccaagttgtcacgccccaaaccctgaaatgagacctaggggtgaattaagtaacctaacctgtctctgtatcaatataaaacatacatgataccatatacaagagggtccgaccccatggggtaacGGATACCCTATATGcatacatacaatacatgtccatactcatcaatataggcagcggaatacggtctttctttacatcaaactgtaccataccagagtctataccatacaaagttaaacatacctacaaatactatacataccacgggtgtctacaaaatccatcaggacaacccggttacaaaatttgtacctatcaggtactaatagtagctaaacacaccccccgcttccggatgctaggatgctagtttcggctacccgaaggacctgaaaaacatttgtatatatattcggggtgagacacctctcagtaagggagaaaacaggttatatcagtgtgtggcataccagtgtcgttttcatacttcataacacatacatacgatatagtttgaaacacatacgtacagtttcaaaacaagttccatacatttccatacaattccatacagttccagtatttccataAAATctattccagttcatacgatactcaaatacatacatacatacatgtggtcagtgtcgtcacactactcacaactgcacaagtcacctagtctcacagcggttacttccaacacattaaactacgaaggtttccgactcaggcccaatagtgaatccattgctacatatgcaactacacaaggtcacctggtctaaccccgattacgttaccatgtgcaaactacgttGCGTCAACTTAGGCCCACTGTGGTTCGTTGCGAcgttcggtgaccagccgaatcatactggtgatatttcgcacacCGGATATAGAGTTGGCCATTCTTGCCCATGGCAGTTAGCCGTTACAGGGCACAgcatacggtagttagccgcccctagctgttacggCGTActgtagttagccgcccctagccgtttTGGCGTACAGTatttagccgcccctagccgattttcacaaaacctagaatcactttggaactcacgtccctatacatttcagcgtacggtaataagccgccacatagctgtttttcacaaatacctagaacatttacatacatatacacgtaccacacttatttaatttatggcagatcatatcgtttacaatttcgagtatatagtttatgcaaaaatggattacggtcacctcaataatacagtttaaacaacataaacggttttccaatcaaataagagatgatactcgaaatccccaattttcccgaaaactataacccgaaaatcccgtgtttttacccgatcgattttctcaaataagtagtcaaaacatacatacgatcgtagcctacagacttaccgatcttgatttcgaaaatgaactaatataaacagaatccccttacctcaacccgaaaccaaaccacaaactctacggccctcaaaactacaaaccgagatttcgaaatctacaaaccacaatactaaacatgcttataatccatactactacacatataccgaatcagaaatgaaaaccgagccttacctcgattttggcccgaaacccaaaaatgctcgaaccgagattccgatccacagaagttatagagaatccctccacgatcctcgtggtaacctcagatttccgattctattaacgaccggcgaggaaatctagagagagagagagagtttagagagagagagtagagagagatgtgaggaaacttaatgaagaagaaatgagaaaatcccttttataccccttttgacTACCCCGGTTTTCGTTGATGAaaagtaccttcgtcgacgaaaaatcaATGATTTCGTCgcggatgtcggcagcctcgtcaacgaagtctgatatttaaacttttccaaacctctcggcttctcttcattgacgaacctctgaatttcgtcaacgaaaagtctactgctttcgtcgacgaaatctgcagaaaTCCTTTTATATTTTCCGGGTTCTTACACACATATATGCACATACACTCCAGTTATTTAAGTTTCTAATTATAATCCTTCTCTCTGTCTGATCAGGCTCTTTACTGCTTGTCGGGATGTGACATCAATCATGGACACGGAAAGAAGCATCTCTTATTCATCAAATGGAAGTATCTTGAAGCCAAGGTTTTTAGCACATCAACTTTACCTCTTCATTTTGTAGCATTCTCTGTTTTGCAGTTTGTAAAATTCTGCTTTTCCTTGGTGCATATGCTCTTATCAGGCTGCAGCTTACTACTACCATGGTCTTATACTTGACAAAGGTAATGAACCATCCTGTCACATTAGCGCTGTGTGCTGTTTTCTTGCTGCTGAAGAGTTTCTAGCGGACAGCAAGAAGGTCTGCTTAGGCTTTTGCCTTGCACCTCCTGTAACCAGGTTGGTTTTGAATTTGTTTTATATGTTCTACTCCATTTGGAACTTGGAAGACATGAAAGAAAGGAATGgaaatttttttcttgtttgttaTCGGGGAAATTGAGAAGGAAAACAAAATACACAGTAActcaatgaacaaaatttttaGTTTACGTGTCATTGACCTTTAATTatacttaattttttattatatttaaacaTTTTCATTCTTAATTCTATTCAACAtacaaagaaaatataataaaaaattatttccttACTTTCTTTTCCTTTGCTTAAGCAAAATTGTTAACCAAATGAAGcgttttcatttttttctttgtgtttttaaattgtttttaaaatttatttctttccATGGCTGCTTTCATCAAGGGCTCCACCACTTTGGGGTGCTATGAAGCATTTGCATAAGAAAATTCCAGAATCGGCATCGAGAAAGTCTCAGATGTATGGCTACATCTTAGAGCAAGAGAAGTATGGGATTTCCTCTTATCTTTCTTTGTGATTAGGATCCATTTGAATATCTTTTGACTCTTGTATATGTGGCTGCCTGAAAGACTGATGCAGGGATTTTACGTAAAAATTATTTACTTTGGCATTGCAGGGGTCTCCAAGCATTGCCTGACCTTCCCGAATTCCACCTGTCTTTAAGACCTGGCGACTATGAATTGCCCGAAATTGATCCAGCATGGGACTGTGAGAAATGGGAAAATCAGGGCCAAACACTCAAAGAGCACTTGAAAGATTGTGACGATGAGATCGAAGCTGAATGAAATACTGTGGTCCTCTCTTTTTATGCCTCAATACATACGTACATTTTTGCCCGTCTTACATATTTATACGAACTAGAATAGTACTGTAGAATAAAGGAGTAATGATCTTGCTTTATGCTTGAGTTTATTTAATGTAGCCAATGCTTCTACTCAAACTTAATTGCTGATCTCATTGAGTTCCTTGCTGACAAAAAAATTGTTGAATTGAGAAAGTTTTCCCTTCTGGTAAAGAAGTTGATGGGCTGGAATCTCTCTTTAGGTTGAATGGTTCTATCTGACTTATGGGGATTGTACACACTCTGCTATTGCTAAATCCATTAGTCAGTTTTCTTGTGAAAATGCTCTAGTTGAAAAGAATGTGGCAGACCTCCATCTCTCTCTTTAGGTTGAATGGTTCTATCCGACTTATGGGGATTGTACGCACTCTGCTATTGTTAAATCCATTAGTCAGTTTTCTTGTGAAAATGCTTTAGTTGAAAAGAATGTGGCAGACCTCACAAGAaattatttaacttaataaagAAATGAGATTAGGTGTGCTTCCATTTTCACATATGCACCATATAActcgaaaaagaaaaagaaaaagaaaaaaggaaatagTGGGTGCATGTACTGTACTGCAACGAGGCTACAATTTCATATTACAGAGATGAAAGCAGATAAACGGGGGGAACAAAAAATATTCATTAAATTGAGAAAAAGCAGAGCTTTTCTCTCTAGCAATTATTTTTCTGTTTCTGGTCATTATTTAGTGCCCGAGGATTTGAGTTTGTGCGCAGACAAGATTGCAAGCAAGAAGAAGCAAGCAAAAGCTAAGTAGGACAAGATAATCGAAATGAGCACTCTCATGCAGAACTTTCCCACTTGATCACAAATAGCAATCCAAGCGGTTTGATCTTGTCCATTATGACCCACATACCCAATCGCAGTCGCTGCCGCACTTCCAGCCATCAGCAGCACCATTGCCAcctgaaaattataattttttcaatAAGCTAAGTATTCATAACAAGAAATTTACAATATTCAATCTCCCTTGAAGATGAAACTAAGCACAGAAGCAACAAGTGAATTTGCTACCATATCATGCaaaataaggaagaaatagttcTTGGGTTTGGTTTGTGTATGGCGAAAAACGCAGACAAAAAACAGAGACAGCAGAGATAAGGCACATGCAGCTACATCTGCACCAAGCAAGAACCTGCAAGAGAAATAAAAACAGCTAGTCATGCTCATGGCCCCCAAACATTTTCAGCTTTGAAAGGTCTTCCCttcttcctttcattttttttggggggtgggtTGATGTTTACTTGAAGGCTGATGAGTAGTAGTATTTAGCAGTCAACTCAACGCCCGCTATGGTTACTGATTGCCCGCTAGCATGCAAAACAAAAATTGCAGCAAATGCAGCAGCAAAAGCCAATATTCTAAGGGCGAGTTGGGGAAAGAAGAAGCTTCTTTGAGGTGTGCTTGGATCTTGAAGCAGAGAGGGGTGTTTCTCACTGGCCAACTGGGTCTCCATTGAAGAACTTTACCAAGAAACAGAGTAAAACAGGGAAACAGAGGATGGATGaatatttgagagagagagagagagagagcgagagatgGGGAGATGCAGAGATGGGCTTGCGGGGGAACTTATAAAGAAACAGGGGATGAGGAGAATGACGGCTTGGTCTTAATGAGAATGTAGAATGAGGTTATTATGGCTTTGAATTTTGGGTCATAATAGAGGTTGCAGTTGAGTCTTAAACAAGTCCTTTGTAATAACCAAGCCAAATCTGTCTCTCCACCGCTCTAGCTCTATAATGCTTCCATGTGATACAACCAACAAATCAGGCATTTTTGGAAACGCACCCATTAAAGTTATAgttgtagtatgtggctcatattgagtggaacaaaATGTACAAAGAAATCGGGGTGATGCCGGTTCGAGGAATTCTTCTAATGCCGCTGTATGactagggttagtataaatatatataatgtaatacTACTTTTATATAGTGAAATTTAGCAGGCACTCGCTCTTGTGGATGTAGACATATTATCGAACCACATTAAGTTCGTGTGTTTTTGCTGCTTTATccatttctttgtttttcatactatttatcaTAATTACCACACGTTTCACAATAGTTACTCTATGCAGAGTTcgtaataaatatttttaaaaacgtTAATCCGAGTTCGTGAAATCGGGattacacaaatattttttcatttgaagtttgtaAAATTGagattatacaaatatttttcaaacccTAAGAATATTATGTCATTTGTGTATGATAGTTTAGAGTAACTCTAGAAAATTTTCtacacaaaaatatcttttaagtTCTCAATTTCCAACGTAAGCCTTTTGATCGAACAGAGGACTTGTTTGGTGAGGCCTTTTTAGGTTTGGGCATTCATGAAATTTCAAGTACATGTATACAAAAGATGACATTATAGCACATGAAGGAACtccaaaaatttcaaaaccaaacGTAAGTCTTGGGTCCCTATTAATTGGCTTAGTTATTGTGTACGAATTCTTGGGTAGGTCTTAAGATTGGCccatttaatataatataatataatatagtttTCAAGGTAAGATTTGAATATGTTTAATTTCGTATGGTCAAGTTTGTAATATTTTGGCAAATAGAGTTTGTTCAGCTTTAGAATGGAAAAAATTTAGGTCAACCCTATTGGAGTGAGTATAGGATTAGTTCGACAAATAAGTTGAATTGACTTAAAAAATTGGGTAAGGGACTGGCTTCTCCACGTGTCTTTGTTTTTGTTGAAAGGATATGAGATATGTCGTTGGCAAATACTGTTCTTAGTAACTTATCTAAATATATAAGCAACTAATAAGAGTGGTGCATGCCCGTTACGTGCCTCATATATTTACAACAGGGGAGGATATATGGAGAGGCTAATCTCCTGTATAATGTCCATCTTATGTGAGAATTTGAGACTAGATGGTCTCAAAAACATTTAGTATGGAGAGATCTTCCCTTATAAATATTTGAACAAAAGATATTGATCTCTCAtgaggtttgataaaaagacaatgATCTCCcctgagttttcaaaattttgaggACCTCCcttgaaatttcaagaattttaagaATCTCTCTTGAAGTTTACTAAAAAGATACAAATCTACCCTCATATTTTACCAAAGGACAAgttttttggggaaaatttatgtctttttgccaaatcttAAAGGAggtttgtgatatttttgaaatttcaggagATGTCTCTATCTTTTTGCCAAATTTTAGGAGAGGTGAGTGTATTTTACCCTAAATATTTCTTACATATCAGTACAAAATTCTTTAAAGAATAAAACATTACATATCTCAATGGGTAGAATTTGAAACTTTCATGTTAGACTTtttaggttttgatcttgagaAGGGGTATAGAGAGAAATTAGTAAggagattatttttatttccatttttattttgtGTTTGGTTCGGTCCAATAAATATTTAATTGGCCAAAGAAGAAAACCCAAATATTAAGTCATTTTCTATGTTCAAATATATAAAATCATATGATTTAATgagagaggaaaaaaaagaagaaggaaagaaaagaaagattgtcaacttggaaaaaaaaaatagtgatttATCAGATACCACAActtttcaaaattgaaaaaaatcTTAACTCATACTAATAGGGTTAGATCTAATTTATTTTTCCCCTCAAGAGCAAAATagatatgtaatatatatatatatatatatatatatatatatatatatatatatagagtaaagaatttaaaaattaaattaaattcattggatattattttttaaattctttcaaatcTCTAGGATAAGGTCAATAATTTTGTCATTATTTTTGTATGAGACTACATGAAagtttctttctctttttctgtCACTATCTTAAGGTTTAGTACTTCCATTGGGCTAGCTTTTTAGGTTACTTataaccttttaaaaaaaaaaagaaaaaaaaaaaagaaaaagaggaattgCTTCAAAACTTTGTGCTCCTATTTCCTTTATGCTCTGTTCggaacttgaaaa
This Malania oleifera isolate guangnan ecotype guangnan chromosome 11, ASM2987363v1, whole genome shotgun sequence DNA region includes the following protein-coding sequences:
- the LOC131167748 gene encoding CASP-like protein 1F2 gives rise to the protein METQLASEKHPSLLQDPSTPQRSFFFPQLALRILAFAAAFAAIFVLHASGQSVTIAGVELTAKYYYSSAFKFLLGADVAACALSLLSLFFVCVFRHTQTKPKNYFFLILHDMVAMVLLMAGSAAATAIGYVGHNGQDQTAWIAICDQVGKFCMRVLISIILSYLAFACFFLLAILSAHKLKSSGTK